ctggctctgcatttggggatcattcctgggaggctcagggatgctggggttgaacccaggttggccaggtgtGAGGTAAACtctcttcccactgtgctattgcttcagcccctttcttttgtttttgacccacacctggcaatgctcaggggtcattgctTAGAGATCAATCCCCAAGTTTAAAAAAGGAGGGgacagagagagtatagcaggtaaggctcttgccttgcacacagctgaccctggattgATCCAGGGCATCCCAGATGGCTCCCCAAATGCCATCAGACCATTAGatatgatccatgagcacaataccagaaataagccctgagcacctcgaACCTCCTGGTTCATTATGCTCCCTTCCCCTAATATACACATCTACAcaggtagttctttttttttcctttcagtttctgggaaacacctgacagtgctcaggggtcactcctggctctgcactcagaaatcactcctggcaggtttgggggaccaaatgggatgctggggattgaactcaggtcagctacgtgcaaggcaaatgccatactgtggcactgtgctattgcttcggttccaaagttctttttatttatttttatttatttatttatttatttatttatttatttttggtttttgggtcacacccggcagtgctcaggggttattcctggctctgtgctcagaaatcactcctggcaggctcaagggaccatatggaatgccgggattagaaccactgtccttctgcatgcgaggcaaacactctacctccatgctatctctccagcccctaatttttttttctttttctctttcgtgtttttttgtttttgtttttgtgtcacacccggcagcactcaggggttcctcctggctctatgctcagaaatcgcccctggcaggcacaggggaccatatgggatgccaggattcgaaccactgtccttctgcatgaaaggcaagcgccttacctccatgctctctctccagcccctaatttgtttttctctttgtttatgggccagacctggtgatgctgaggggttactcctggctatgcactcagaaattgctcctggctttggggaccatatgagatgccagggatcaaacccaggtccgtgtTGGGTCAATTGCACGCAAAGCAaaccgccctaccactgtgctgtggctCCGGCcccttagatttttttcttttttctcttttggtgttttttttttttgtttgtttttgttttttggtcacacccagcagcgctcaggggttactcctcgctaagcgctcagaaatgcccctggcttggggggaccatatgggacaccgggggatcgaaccccggtctcgatctttccttggctagcgcttgcaaggcagacaccttacctcaccagcccccttttttggtgttttaatcacatctggcaatgctcaggtctgactcctgtctctgtgctttgggatcaccttctggtaggcttgggggcccatacggggtcccagggattgaacccaggtcagcagcacacagtgccctccctgctatactgttACTCCAGTCCCAGGTACTTCTGACCTGAGAAAGAACCAATGTTTGCTTCTACCCCATCCAGGCCCTCTGTCCCCTGGGCAGCTGCTCTGAGCAGTGGCTGCTGTTGGGGCAAGCCAGAACAGCGAAGTCAGCCCTGAACCCCTGGCCAGGTCTGGGTCCAGCTCTCTTAAGGGCTGGGAGATGGGAGCTGGACAGAAGTGCACCCCACAGGGTTGACTGACACCCCACCCTCTTCTCCCCGCCAGGCGTGCTGATGTACCGGGACTTCCCCCTGGAGCAGTTCATGGCCCAGTGCTATGGCAATGTCAACGACCTGGGCAAGGGCCGCCAGATGCCTGTGCACTACGGCTGCAAGGAGCGACACTTTGTCACCATCTCCTCACCGCTGGCCACACAGATCCCCCAGGGTGAGCACAGGGCCCTGCTCGTGGCCCCAGAGACTGGGTCCCAACCCCTGTGGCCAGGCAGGAGCCCACAATACCCCACTCGTGACTTTCCCCATCTGTGCTTCAGACCCAGCCTGTGGCTGTTCCTAAGGTGTATGCTGAGCCCCCGGGGAACCCACCGATGCCAATTCCCATCATCCCTCAGGATGAAGCAGGTCTGCACCCAGGTGCAGAAGCATAGCTCATCCAAGGGGGTCGAGCTTTGGGCTCTAGTGGAGAGAGACACATTGTGTCCCGAATTGTCTGGGGCTCAGGCTGACACATCTGCAGGGCTGGGCAGAGCAGCAGGCGGGCAGGCAGCTGCAGGGAAGGTGGCATTTGCCTGAAGGGACAGGATTTCCATACAGCCTTGGCTGACCTATCTCAGAGCTCCATTTTTGGTGCTGGGAACAGGAGACCAAAAGGCCAAGGTCCTGATGGTGCTTCTATGGGAGGAAGGTGATGGGGGCCAGTCAGAGTATGTGGGGAGGTTTGGGAGAGGGAAGTCCCAAGTGGAGGAGGAATGGGACGTGATGGTGCAGACCAGAAGTGGGGAAAGGAAGGGCCTGGTTTTGAGGAGTCCCAGGTCATGTGTGGCACCAGGGAGCATGAGGCAGGGATGTCATTTGCTGACACCTCTGACTTGTCAGCACGGACTGAGAGTGGGAGTGAAGGGAGGGAGGCCATGGTTGGGGGTGACTGGGCCCATGGTGTAGGGGCCTCAGCTGTCAGTCGGATTGGGGTGTGAGCATCAGGGAAGCCAGGGTGGGGCCCAGAGGGGCTCAGGGTGAATGGCTGCCTCTGAACAGGGAATAGGTGTGGGAAGTCGGAGGTGGTGGGCAAGTGAGTGAACCTGAGAGGTGAGTGTGATGAGGGGAGTCTGGGGAAGATAAGGTGTGTGAGTCTGAGGGGTCAGTATGGGGTGAGTTGAGTATGTGAGGGGTGAGCATAGAATGAGGCGAGTATATTAGTCTGAGGTGAGGGTGTGTGGTGAGGTAAATACGTGTCTGAGGGGTGAAGTGTATGTGTCAGGCGGGGGTGAGTGAAGGGTGCGGAGTGAGATGTATGGGGGGATGACGTGAATGTCTGAGAGATGTGTGGGTGAGATGTGTGTGCATCTGAGGGGTGAGTATTTGCTTCTCTGGGGTGCCTACCCTCGCTCAGGCCTCTCTTGCTCCCCGCAGCGGTAGGCGCTGCCTACGCGGCCAAGCGGGCCAACGACAACAGGGCCGTCATCTGCTACTTCGGCGAGGGTGCGGCCAGTGAGGGCGACGCTCATGCTGGCTTCAACTTCGCTGCCACCCTGGAGTGCCCCATCATCTTCTTCTGCCGAAACAACGGCTACGCCATCTCCACGCCCACCTCGGAGCAGTATCGCGGGGATGGCATCGGTGCGTGGCTGTCCTGCCCTGTCCCCATGTCCCCCTGACCCCGGGTCCTCACCGATGTGTCTATCCCTGCAGCTGCCCGAGGCCCTGGCTACGGCCTCTTGTCCATCCGTGTAGACGGCAATGATGTGTTCGCTGTGTACAACGCCACCAAGGAGGCGCGGCGTCGGGCCGTGGCCGAGAACCAGCCCTTCCTCATCGAGGCCATGACCTACAGGTGCCTCCCCTGCCCCTGTCAGCCCCAGGGCCCCATCCTGTGCCCACCTTGCCATtaccccactcccaccccttCTCCATCACCTGCAGGATCGGGCACCACAGCACCAGTGATGACAGCTCAGCCTACCGCTCGGTGGACGAGGTCAACTACTGGGACAAGCAGGACCACCCCATCTCGCGGTTGCGCCACTATATGCAGAGCCGCGGCTGGTGGGACGATGAGCAGGAGAAGGCCTGGCGGAAGCAGTCCCGCAAGAAGGTGAGGGCAAGCACCCCCCTCTACTCTGCTGCCCCCCCCAACCATACCCCAGCATGCAGCGTCAGGGAATAGGGAATAAAGCTGAGCTTGGGGGCATGCAGGATCCACCTCAAGTGAAATCCCTTGGTGTGGCTCCTATGTTGGCCCTGAGCTGCTTTGCctctgaagggggggggggtcgagATTCCCACTTCAAGACACTGCAGGAGTAGGTGGAAGTTCACGCCACACACCCTCCAAGGTGACTGTGGCCGACGGCGGGTGACTCTGGTCAGCAGCATGgccactcctgctggtgctcagggatcactcctggcaggctcggggaccagatgggatgctggcagttgaacccgggtctgccacatgcaaagcaaatgccctccccacttttGCTCTGGCACCCGAGACCCTCATTCTGTGCCTCAGGTTTTTCCCTCTTCAAGCTTGCAGCCAGGAGGCCTGACCAATCCCACCCACTTAGCACAGTGCAAAGGACCAAGGGAAGAGCTTGGATGGGGGAGACTGACAAGGCTGCTGGGGTATCCGGCCCCACCGACAAGGCTGAGAGGAAGCCCCCCGGGGTCCCCAAGGCTGCCCACACCACACTCCCTGCCATGCCCACAGGTGATGGAGGCCTTTGAGCAGGCCGAGCGGAAGCCAAAGCCCAGCGTCAGCCTGCTCTTCTCGGACGTGTACCAGGAGATGCCCGCACAGCTCCGCAAGCAGCAGGAGGCCCTGACCCGGCACCTACAGACCTATGGCGAGCACTACCCACTGGAGCACTTCGACAAGTGAGGCCGCTTGCCCATCCCTTCCACTGCCTCTGGACGCTGGCG
This window of the Suncus etruscus isolate mSunEtr1 chromosome 14, mSunEtr1.pri.cur, whole genome shotgun sequence genome carries:
- the BCKDHA gene encoding 2-oxoisovalerate dehydrogenase subunit alpha, mitochondrial; translated protein: MAVAAAVARVCGPRRILGQVGLRFLRPHGTRSLATSHPQRQQEHFSSLDDKPQFPGASAEFIDKLEFIQPNVISGIPIYRVMDRQGQIINPSEDPHLSQEQVLKFYRSMTLLNTMDRILYESQRQGRISFYMTNYGEEGTHVGSAAAMDNTDLVFGQYREAGVLMYRDFPLEQFMAQCYGNVNDLGKGRQMPVHYGCKERHFVTISSPLATQIPQAVGAAYAAKRANDNRAVICYFGEGAASEGDAHAGFNFAATLECPIIFFCRNNGYAISTPTSEQYRGDGIAARGPGYGLLSIRVDGNDVFAVYNATKEARRRAVAENQPFLIEAMTYRIGHHSTSDDSSAYRSVDEVNYWDKQDHPISRLRHYMQSRGWWDDEQEKAWRKQSRKKVMEAFEQAERKPKPSVSLLFSDVYQEMPAQLRKQQEALTRHLQTYGEHYPLEHFDK